In the genome of Oncorhynchus mykiss isolate Arlee chromosome 18, USDA_OmykA_1.1, whole genome shotgun sequence, one region contains:
- the LOC110496316 gene encoding myocyte-specific enhancer factor 2D homolog isoform X4, whose translation MGRKKIQIQRITDERNRQVTFTKRKFGLMKKAYELSVLCDCEIALIIFNHSNKLFQYASTDMDKVLLKYTEYNEPHESRTNADIIETLRKKGFSGCESPEPDGEDSIDQSPLNDDKYRKTTEDLDILFKRYGVSSSVPPPTFSVPVTVQASTQNALQFSNPGNAMVTTSYVTSSSLSDNHHLSPQPPALQRSTGSPGLPQRPASAGAMLGGDLNNSNGGCPSPVPNGYISARASPGLLSVSNGNSLGKVVPAKSPPPPQSPQMVNSRKPDIRVITTQGGKSLMQMTDDELEMVSENAQRLAGAQVTQMLTTPVVSVTTPSLLAQGMPFSAMPTAYNTEYQLTSADITALHALASPGGLLQGNAPWQQSLSQQQHQQQQQLSLASLSNLVMWGMDKQSGELSSQISSLAANLSASQSNLLLGRDEWLGRPVGHIPQGAMLTVNTNSNVSIKSEPISPGRDRHSPCPPPSSSGGGIQTTVPPPQYPGSLLCLEPPTGRSPAHSLSSNGSSYEGNDRDDPGAGGGSAAGNRGRSLPPDFSPSVELLRAQNEVEQEGANIKRMRLDAWVT comes from the exons ATGGGGAGGAAGAAGATTCAGATCCAACGGATCACCGATGAGAGGAACAGACAG GTGACGTTCACCAAGAGGAAGTTTGGCCTGATGAAGAAGGCGTACGAGCTGAGCGTGCTGTGCGACTGTGAGATCGCCCTCATCATCTTCAACCACTCCAACAAGCTGTTCCAGTACGCCAGCACCGACATGGACAAGGTCCTGCTCAAATACACCGAGTACAACGAGCCCCACGAGAGCCGGACCAACGCTGACATCATCGAG ACGTTGCGAAAGAAAGGCTTCAGCGGTTGCGAAAGTCCCGAGCCGGACGGAGAGGACTCCATCGACCAGAGCCCCCTGAACGACGACAAATACCGCAAGACCACCGAAGACCTAGACATTCTCTTCAAGCGCTacggtgtcagt TCCTCGGTCCCGCCCCCCACATTCTCCGTGCCCGTCACCGTCCAGGCCTCTACTCAGAACGCATTGCAGTTCAGTAACCCTGGGAACGCCATGGTGACCACCTCCTACGTGACGTCGTCATCGCTCTCTGACAACCACCACCTGTCACCCCAGCCACCGGCGCTCCAGAGAAGCACAGGATCTCCCGGGTTGCCACAGCGACCGGCCAGCGCAG GTGCTATGCTCGGCGGTGACTTGAACAACTCAAATGGCGGATGCCCAAGTCCAGTCC CTAACGGATACATCAGTGCCAGGGCCTCCCCGGGCCTCCTCTCGGTGTCCAACGGCAACAGCCTGGGGAAAGTAGTTCCGGCCAAGTCCCCACCTCCGCCTCAGAGCCCACAGATGGTCAACAGCCGCAAGCCAGACATCCGGGTAATCACCACTCAGGGTGGGAAGAGCCTGATGCAGATG ACAGATGATGAGCTGGAGATGGTGAGCGAG AATGCCCAGCGTTTGGCCGGTGCACAAGTGACCCAGATGCTCACCACACCGGTGGTCTCCGTGACAACGCCCAGCCTCCTGGCGCAGGGGATGCCCTTCTCCGCCATGCCGACAGCTTACAACACAG AATACCAGCTGACGAGCGCTGACATCACCGCTCTCCACGCCCTGGCGTCGCCAGGCGGCCTGCTGCAAGGCAACGCGCCATGGCAACAGTCTTTATCCCAGCAGCAacatcaacaacagcaacaacttaGTCTGGCGTCGCTTAGCAACTTGGT CATGTGGGGCATGGACAAACAGAGTGGGGAATTGTCTAGCCAGATCTCCAGTCTGGCAGCCAATCTGAG CGCCTCGCAGTCCAACCTCCTCTTGGGTAGAGATGAGTGGTTGGGCCG GCCGGTGGGCCACATACCTCAGGGCGCCATGCTGACTGTCAACACCAACTCCAATGTGAGCATCAAGTCTGAACCCATCTCGCCCGGCCGAGACCGCCACTCACCGTGCCCCCCGCCGTCCTCCTCTGGAGGGGGCATCCAGACGACCGTGCCCCCGCCACAGTACCCTGGTTCCCTACTGTGCCTGGAGCCACCAACCGGCCGTTCCCCCGCCCACAGCCTCAGCAGCAACGGCAGCTCCTACGAGGGCAATGACCGGGATGACCCTGGGGCAGGCGGCGGAAGTGCAGCGGGCAACCGTGGCCGTTCCCTGCCTCCTGACTTCAGCCCTTCGGTGGAGCTCCTGCGGGCCCAGAATGAGGTGGAGCAGGAGGGAGCCAACATCAAACGCATGAGACTCGACGCGTGGGTCACATAG
- the LOC110496316 gene encoding myocyte-specific enhancer factor 2D homolog isoform X8, whose amino-acid sequence MGRKKIQIQRITDERNRQVTFTKRKFGLMKKAYELSVLCDCEIALIIFNHSNKLFQYASTDMDKVLLKYTEYNEPHESRTNADIIETLRKKGFSGCESPEPDGEDSIDQSPLNDDKYRKTTEDLDILFKRYGVSSSVPPPTFSVPVTVQASTQNALQFSNPGNAMVTTSYVTSSSLSDNHHLSPQPPALQRSTGSPGLPQRPASAGAMLGGDLNNSNGGCPSPVPNGYISARASPGLLSVSNGNSLGKVVPAKSPPPPQSPQMVNSRKPDIRNAQRLAGAQVTQMLTTPVVSVTTPSLLAQGMPFSAMPTAYNTEYQLTSADITALHALASPGGLLQGNAPWQQSLSQQQHQQQQQLSLASLSNLVMWGMDKQSGELSSQISSLAANLSASQSNLLLGRDEWLGRYCICPYCVMSVRFWLPRHVISVMVVSTFFLNGCKVTKFWKLYHSSQVFQKFWNPPSGISEKSSFWMIIFDSCHDPFAKSPAIHRQFHAFFNAVACFCMDFGSLKLNFACQLLGMDLIIDSNGVATTMPCWCSLCLKLHIRSLSLCLFCS is encoded by the exons ATGGGGAGGAAGAAGATTCAGATCCAACGGATCACCGATGAGAGGAACAGACAG GTGACGTTCACCAAGAGGAAGTTTGGCCTGATGAAGAAGGCGTACGAGCTGAGCGTGCTGTGCGACTGTGAGATCGCCCTCATCATCTTCAACCACTCCAACAAGCTGTTCCAGTACGCCAGCACCGACATGGACAAGGTCCTGCTCAAATACACCGAGTACAACGAGCCCCACGAGAGCCGGACCAACGCTGACATCATCGAG ACGTTGCGAAAGAAAGGCTTCAGCGGTTGCGAAAGTCCCGAGCCGGACGGAGAGGACTCCATCGACCAGAGCCCCCTGAACGACGACAAATACCGCAAGACCACCGAAGACCTAGACATTCTCTTCAAGCGCTacggtgtcagt TCCTCGGTCCCGCCCCCCACATTCTCCGTGCCCGTCACCGTCCAGGCCTCTACTCAGAACGCATTGCAGTTCAGTAACCCTGGGAACGCCATGGTGACCACCTCCTACGTGACGTCGTCATCGCTCTCTGACAACCACCACCTGTCACCCCAGCCACCGGCGCTCCAGAGAAGCACAGGATCTCCCGGGTTGCCACAGCGACCGGCCAGCGCAG GTGCTATGCTCGGCGGTGACTTGAACAACTCAAATGGCGGATGCCCAAGTCCAGTCC CTAACGGATACATCAGTGCCAGGGCCTCCCCGGGCCTCCTCTCGGTGTCCAACGGCAACAGCCTGGGGAAAGTAGTTCCGGCCAAGTCCCCACCTCCGCCTCAGAGCCCACAGATGGTCAACAGCCGCAAGCCAGACATCCGG AATGCCCAGCGTTTGGCCGGTGCACAAGTGACCCAGATGCTCACCACACCGGTGGTCTCCGTGACAACGCCCAGCCTCCTGGCGCAGGGGATGCCCTTCTCCGCCATGCCGACAGCTTACAACACAG AATACCAGCTGACGAGCGCTGACATCACCGCTCTCCACGCCCTGGCGTCGCCAGGCGGCCTGCTGCAAGGCAACGCGCCATGGCAACAGTCTTTATCCCAGCAGCAacatcaacaacagcaacaacttaGTCTGGCGTCGCTTAGCAACTTGGT CATGTGGGGCATGGACAAACAGAGTGGGGAATTGTCTAGCCAGATCTCCAGTCTGGCAGCCAATCTGAG CGCCTCGCAGTCCAACCTCCTCTTGGGTAGAGATGAGTGGTTGGGCCGGTACTGTATTTGTCCGTACTGTGTAATGTCTGTGCGCTTTTGGCTGCCCCGGCATGTCATTTCTGTGATGGTGGTTTCCACCTTTTTCTTAAACGGGTGTAAGGTTACAAAATTCTGGAAACTTTACCACAGTTCCCAGGTTTTTCAGAAATTCTGGAATCCTCCATCCGGAATTTCTGAAAAATCAAGTTTCTGGATGATAATTTTCGATAGCTGCCATGATCCCTTTGCCAAATCACCTGCCATACACAGGCAATTTCATGCTTTTTTTAATGCTGTTGCTTGTTTTTGTATGGATTTTGGGAGCTTGAAGTTGAATTTTGCTTGTCAATTGCTTGGAATGGATTTGatcattgactcaaatggtgttGCTACCACTATGCCTTGTTGGTGCTCTTTGTGTCTGAAACTTCACATCAGAAGCCTGTCACTATGCTTGTTTTGCAGTTGA
- the LOC110496316 gene encoding myocyte-specific enhancer factor 2D homolog isoform X7, whose amino-acid sequence MGRKKIQIQRITDERNRQVTFTKRKFGLMKKAYELSVLCDCEIALIIFNHSNKLFQYASTDMDKVLLKYTEYNEPHESRTNADIIETLRKKGFSGCESPEPDGEDSIDQSPLNDDKYRKTTEDLDILFKRYGVSSSVPPPTFSVPVTVQASTQNALQFSNPGNAMVTTSYVTSSSLSDNHHLSPQPPALQRSTGSPGLPQRPASAGAMLGGDLNNSNGGCPSPVPNGYISARASPGLLSVSNGNSLGKVVPAKSPPPPQSPQMVNSRKPDIRVITTQGGKSLMQMTDDELEMVSENAQRLAGAQVTQMLTTPVVSVTTPSLLAQGMPFSAMPTAYNTEYQLTSADITALHALASPGGLLQGNAPWQQSLSQQQHQQQQQLSLASLSNLVASQSNLLLGRDEWLGRYCICPYCVMSVRFWLPRHVISVMVVSTFFLNGCKVTKFWKLYHSSQVFQKFWNPPSGISEKSSFWMIIFDSCHDPFAKSPAIHRQFHAFFNAVACFCMDFGSLKLNFACQLLGMDLIIDSNGVATTMPCWCSLCLKLHIRSLSLCLFCS is encoded by the exons ATGGGGAGGAAGAAGATTCAGATCCAACGGATCACCGATGAGAGGAACAGACAG GTGACGTTCACCAAGAGGAAGTTTGGCCTGATGAAGAAGGCGTACGAGCTGAGCGTGCTGTGCGACTGTGAGATCGCCCTCATCATCTTCAACCACTCCAACAAGCTGTTCCAGTACGCCAGCACCGACATGGACAAGGTCCTGCTCAAATACACCGAGTACAACGAGCCCCACGAGAGCCGGACCAACGCTGACATCATCGAG ACGTTGCGAAAGAAAGGCTTCAGCGGTTGCGAAAGTCCCGAGCCGGACGGAGAGGACTCCATCGACCAGAGCCCCCTGAACGACGACAAATACCGCAAGACCACCGAAGACCTAGACATTCTCTTCAAGCGCTacggtgtcagt TCCTCGGTCCCGCCCCCCACATTCTCCGTGCCCGTCACCGTCCAGGCCTCTACTCAGAACGCATTGCAGTTCAGTAACCCTGGGAACGCCATGGTGACCACCTCCTACGTGACGTCGTCATCGCTCTCTGACAACCACCACCTGTCACCCCAGCCACCGGCGCTCCAGAGAAGCACAGGATCTCCCGGGTTGCCACAGCGACCGGCCAGCGCAG GTGCTATGCTCGGCGGTGACTTGAACAACTCAAATGGCGGATGCCCAAGTCCAGTCC CTAACGGATACATCAGTGCCAGGGCCTCCCCGGGCCTCCTCTCGGTGTCCAACGGCAACAGCCTGGGGAAAGTAGTTCCGGCCAAGTCCCCACCTCCGCCTCAGAGCCCACAGATGGTCAACAGCCGCAAGCCAGACATCCGGGTAATCACCACTCAGGGTGGGAAGAGCCTGATGCAGATG ACAGATGATGAGCTGGAGATGGTGAGCGAG AATGCCCAGCGTTTGGCCGGTGCACAAGTGACCCAGATGCTCACCACACCGGTGGTCTCCGTGACAACGCCCAGCCTCCTGGCGCAGGGGATGCCCTTCTCCGCCATGCCGACAGCTTACAACACAG AATACCAGCTGACGAGCGCTGACATCACCGCTCTCCACGCCCTGGCGTCGCCAGGCGGCCTGCTGCAAGGCAACGCGCCATGGCAACAGTCTTTATCCCAGCAGCAacatcaacaacagcaacaacttaGTCTGGCGTCGCTTAGCAACTTGGT CGCCTCGCAGTCCAACCTCCTCTTGGGTAGAGATGAGTGGTTGGGCCGGTACTGTATTTGTCCGTACTGTGTAATGTCTGTGCGCTTTTGGCTGCCCCGGCATGTCATTTCTGTGATGGTGGTTTCCACCTTTTTCTTAAACGGGTGTAAGGTTACAAAATTCTGGAAACTTTACCACAGTTCCCAGGTTTTTCAGAAATTCTGGAATCCTCCATCCGGAATTTCTGAAAAATCAAGTTTCTGGATGATAATTTTCGATAGCTGCCATGATCCCTTTGCCAAATCACCTGCCATACACAGGCAATTTCATGCTTTTTTTAATGCTGTTGCTTGTTTTTGTATGGATTTTGGGAGCTTGAAGTTGAATTTTGCTTGTCAATTGCTTGGAATGGATTTGatcattgactcaaatggtgttGCTACCACTATGCCTTGTTGGTGCTCTTTGTGTCTGAAACTTCACATCAGAAGCCTGTCACTATGCTTGTTTTGCAGTTGA
- the LOC110496316 gene encoding myocyte-specific enhancer factor 2D homolog isoform X5, whose product MGRKKIQIQRITDERNRQVTFTKRKFGLMKKAYELSVLCDCEIALIIFNHSNKLFQYASTDMDKVLLKYTEYNEPHESRTNADIIETLRKKGFSGCESPEPDGEDSIDQSPLNDDKYRKTTEDLDILFKRYGVSSSVPPPTFSVPVTVQASTQNALQFSNPGNAMVTTSYVTSSSLSDNHHLSPQPPALQRSTGSPGLPQRPASAGAMLGGDLNNSNGGCPSPVPNGYISARASPGLLSVSNGNSLGKVVPAKSPPPPQSPQMVNSRKPDIRVITTQGGKSLMQMTDDELEMNAQRLAGAQVTQMLTTPVVSVTTPSLLAQGMPFSAMPTAYNTEYQLTSADITALHALASPGGLLQGNAPWQQSLSQQQHQQQQQLSLASLSNLVMWGMDKQSGELSSQISSLAANLSASQSNLLLGRDEWLGRPVGHIPQGAMLTVNTNSNVSIKSEPISPGRDRHSPCPPPSSSGGGIQTTVPPPQYPGSLLCLEPPTGRSPAHSLSSNGSSYEGNDRDDPGAGGGSAAGNRGRSLPPDFSPSVELLRAQNEVEQEGANIKRMRLDAWVT is encoded by the exons ATGGGGAGGAAGAAGATTCAGATCCAACGGATCACCGATGAGAGGAACAGACAG GTGACGTTCACCAAGAGGAAGTTTGGCCTGATGAAGAAGGCGTACGAGCTGAGCGTGCTGTGCGACTGTGAGATCGCCCTCATCATCTTCAACCACTCCAACAAGCTGTTCCAGTACGCCAGCACCGACATGGACAAGGTCCTGCTCAAATACACCGAGTACAACGAGCCCCACGAGAGCCGGACCAACGCTGACATCATCGAG ACGTTGCGAAAGAAAGGCTTCAGCGGTTGCGAAAGTCCCGAGCCGGACGGAGAGGACTCCATCGACCAGAGCCCCCTGAACGACGACAAATACCGCAAGACCACCGAAGACCTAGACATTCTCTTCAAGCGCTacggtgtcagt TCCTCGGTCCCGCCCCCCACATTCTCCGTGCCCGTCACCGTCCAGGCCTCTACTCAGAACGCATTGCAGTTCAGTAACCCTGGGAACGCCATGGTGACCACCTCCTACGTGACGTCGTCATCGCTCTCTGACAACCACCACCTGTCACCCCAGCCACCGGCGCTCCAGAGAAGCACAGGATCTCCCGGGTTGCCACAGCGACCGGCCAGCGCAG GTGCTATGCTCGGCGGTGACTTGAACAACTCAAATGGCGGATGCCCAAGTCCAGTCC CTAACGGATACATCAGTGCCAGGGCCTCCCCGGGCCTCCTCTCGGTGTCCAACGGCAACAGCCTGGGGAAAGTAGTTCCGGCCAAGTCCCCACCTCCGCCTCAGAGCCCACAGATGGTCAACAGCCGCAAGCCAGACATCCGGGTAATCACCACTCAGGGTGGGAAGAGCCTGATGCAGATG ACAGATGATGAGCTGGAGATG AATGCCCAGCGTTTGGCCGGTGCACAAGTGACCCAGATGCTCACCACACCGGTGGTCTCCGTGACAACGCCCAGCCTCCTGGCGCAGGGGATGCCCTTCTCCGCCATGCCGACAGCTTACAACACAG AATACCAGCTGACGAGCGCTGACATCACCGCTCTCCACGCCCTGGCGTCGCCAGGCGGCCTGCTGCAAGGCAACGCGCCATGGCAACAGTCTTTATCCCAGCAGCAacatcaacaacagcaacaacttaGTCTGGCGTCGCTTAGCAACTTGGT CATGTGGGGCATGGACAAACAGAGTGGGGAATTGTCTAGCCAGATCTCCAGTCTGGCAGCCAATCTGAG CGCCTCGCAGTCCAACCTCCTCTTGGGTAGAGATGAGTGGTTGGGCCG GCCGGTGGGCCACATACCTCAGGGCGCCATGCTGACTGTCAACACCAACTCCAATGTGAGCATCAAGTCTGAACCCATCTCGCCCGGCCGAGACCGCCACTCACCGTGCCCCCCGCCGTCCTCCTCTGGAGGGGGCATCCAGACGACCGTGCCCCCGCCACAGTACCCTGGTTCCCTACTGTGCCTGGAGCCACCAACCGGCCGTTCCCCCGCCCACAGCCTCAGCAGCAACGGCAGCTCCTACGAGGGCAATGACCGGGATGACCCTGGGGCAGGCGGCGGAAGTGCAGCGGGCAACCGTGGCCGTTCCCTGCCTCCTGACTTCAGCCCTTCGGTGGAGCTCCTGCGGGCCCAGAATGAGGTGGAGCAGGAGGGAGCCAACATCAAACGCATGAGACTCGACGCGTGGGTCACATAG
- the LOC110496316 gene encoding myocyte-specific enhancer factor 2D homolog isoform X2, with protein MGRKKIQIQRITDERNRQVTFTKRKFGLMKKAYELSVLCDCEIALIIFNHSNKLFQYASTDMDKVLLKYTEYNEPHESRTNADIIETLRKKGFSGCESPEPDGEDSIDQSPLNDDKYRKTTEDLDILFKRYGVSSSVPPPTFSVPVTVQASTQNALQFSNPGNAMVTTSYVTSSSLSDNHHLSPQPPALQRSTGSPGLPQRPASAGAMLGGDLNNSNGGCPSPVPNGYISARASPGLLSVSNGNSLGKVVPAKSPPPPQSPQMVNSRKPDIRVITTQGGKSLMQMTDDELEMNAQRLAGAQVTQMLTTPVVSVTTPSLLAQGMPFSAMPTAYNTEYQLTSADITALHALASPGGLLQGNAPWQQSLSQQQHQQQQQLSLASLSNLVMWGMDKQSGELSSQISSLAANLSASQSNLLLGRDEWLGRYCICPYCVMSVRFWLPRHVISVMVVSTFFLNGCKVTKFWKLYHSSQVFQKFWNPPSGISEKSSFWMIIFDSCHDPFAKSPAIHRQFHAFFNAVACFCMDFGSLKLNFACQLLGMDLIIDSNGVATTMPCWCSLCLKLHIRSLSLCLFCS; from the exons ATGGGGAGGAAGAAGATTCAGATCCAACGGATCACCGATGAGAGGAACAGACAG GTGACGTTCACCAAGAGGAAGTTTGGCCTGATGAAGAAGGCGTACGAGCTGAGCGTGCTGTGCGACTGTGAGATCGCCCTCATCATCTTCAACCACTCCAACAAGCTGTTCCAGTACGCCAGCACCGACATGGACAAGGTCCTGCTCAAATACACCGAGTACAACGAGCCCCACGAGAGCCGGACCAACGCTGACATCATCGAG ACGTTGCGAAAGAAAGGCTTCAGCGGTTGCGAAAGTCCCGAGCCGGACGGAGAGGACTCCATCGACCAGAGCCCCCTGAACGACGACAAATACCGCAAGACCACCGAAGACCTAGACATTCTCTTCAAGCGCTacggtgtcagt TCCTCGGTCCCGCCCCCCACATTCTCCGTGCCCGTCACCGTCCAGGCCTCTACTCAGAACGCATTGCAGTTCAGTAACCCTGGGAACGCCATGGTGACCACCTCCTACGTGACGTCGTCATCGCTCTCTGACAACCACCACCTGTCACCCCAGCCACCGGCGCTCCAGAGAAGCACAGGATCTCCCGGGTTGCCACAGCGACCGGCCAGCGCAG GTGCTATGCTCGGCGGTGACTTGAACAACTCAAATGGCGGATGCCCAAGTCCAGTCC CTAACGGATACATCAGTGCCAGGGCCTCCCCGGGCCTCCTCTCGGTGTCCAACGGCAACAGCCTGGGGAAAGTAGTTCCGGCCAAGTCCCCACCTCCGCCTCAGAGCCCACAGATGGTCAACAGCCGCAAGCCAGACATCCGGGTAATCACCACTCAGGGTGGGAAGAGCCTGATGCAGATG ACAGATGATGAGCTGGAGATG AATGCCCAGCGTTTGGCCGGTGCACAAGTGACCCAGATGCTCACCACACCGGTGGTCTCCGTGACAACGCCCAGCCTCCTGGCGCAGGGGATGCCCTTCTCCGCCATGCCGACAGCTTACAACACAG AATACCAGCTGACGAGCGCTGACATCACCGCTCTCCACGCCCTGGCGTCGCCAGGCGGCCTGCTGCAAGGCAACGCGCCATGGCAACAGTCTTTATCCCAGCAGCAacatcaacaacagcaacaacttaGTCTGGCGTCGCTTAGCAACTTGGT CATGTGGGGCATGGACAAACAGAGTGGGGAATTGTCTAGCCAGATCTCCAGTCTGGCAGCCAATCTGAG CGCCTCGCAGTCCAACCTCCTCTTGGGTAGAGATGAGTGGTTGGGCCGGTACTGTATTTGTCCGTACTGTGTAATGTCTGTGCGCTTTTGGCTGCCCCGGCATGTCATTTCTGTGATGGTGGTTTCCACCTTTTTCTTAAACGGGTGTAAGGTTACAAAATTCTGGAAACTTTACCACAGTTCCCAGGTTTTTCAGAAATTCTGGAATCCTCCATCCGGAATTTCTGAAAAATCAAGTTTCTGGATGATAATTTTCGATAGCTGCCATGATCCCTTTGCCAAATCACCTGCCATACACAGGCAATTTCATGCTTTTTTTAATGCTGTTGCTTGTTTTTGTATGGATTTTGGGAGCTTGAAGTTGAATTTTGCTTGTCAATTGCTTGGAATGGATTTGatcattgactcaaatggtgttGCTACCACTATGCCTTGTTGGTGCTCTTTGTGTCTGAAACTTCACATCAGAAGCCTGTCACTATGCTTGTTTTGCAGTTGA
- the LOC110496316 gene encoding myocyte-specific enhancer factor 2D homolog isoform X13, whose product MGRKKIQIQRITDERNRQVTFTKRKFGLMKKAYELSVLCDCEIALIIFNHSNKLFQYASTDMDKVLLKYTEYNEPHESRTNADIIETLRKKGFSGCESPEPDGEDSIDQSPLNDDKYRKTTEDLDILFKRYGVSSSVPPPTFSVPVTVQASTQNALQFSNPGNAMVTTSYVTSSSLSDNHHLSPQPPALQRSTGSPGLPQRPASAGAMLGGDLNNSNGGCPSPVPNGYISARASPGLLSVSNGNSLGKVVPAKSPPPPQSPQMVNSRKPDIRVITTQGGKSLMQMNAQRLAGAQVTQMLTTPVVSVTTPSLLAQGMPFSAMPTAYNTEYQLTSADITALHALASPGGLLQGNAPWQQSLSQQQHQQQQQLSLASLSNLVPVGHIPQGAMLTVNTNSNVSIKSEPISPGRDRHSPCPPPSSSGGGIQTTVPPPQYPGSLLCLEPPTGRSPAHSLSSNGSSYEGNDRDDPGAGGGSAAGNRGRSLPPDFSPSVELLRAQNEVEQEGANIKRMRLDAWVT is encoded by the exons ATGGGGAGGAAGAAGATTCAGATCCAACGGATCACCGATGAGAGGAACAGACAG GTGACGTTCACCAAGAGGAAGTTTGGCCTGATGAAGAAGGCGTACGAGCTGAGCGTGCTGTGCGACTGTGAGATCGCCCTCATCATCTTCAACCACTCCAACAAGCTGTTCCAGTACGCCAGCACCGACATGGACAAGGTCCTGCTCAAATACACCGAGTACAACGAGCCCCACGAGAGCCGGACCAACGCTGACATCATCGAG ACGTTGCGAAAGAAAGGCTTCAGCGGTTGCGAAAGTCCCGAGCCGGACGGAGAGGACTCCATCGACCAGAGCCCCCTGAACGACGACAAATACCGCAAGACCACCGAAGACCTAGACATTCTCTTCAAGCGCTacggtgtcagt TCCTCGGTCCCGCCCCCCACATTCTCCGTGCCCGTCACCGTCCAGGCCTCTACTCAGAACGCATTGCAGTTCAGTAACCCTGGGAACGCCATGGTGACCACCTCCTACGTGACGTCGTCATCGCTCTCTGACAACCACCACCTGTCACCCCAGCCACCGGCGCTCCAGAGAAGCACAGGATCTCCCGGGTTGCCACAGCGACCGGCCAGCGCAG GTGCTATGCTCGGCGGTGACTTGAACAACTCAAATGGCGGATGCCCAAGTCCAGTCC CTAACGGATACATCAGTGCCAGGGCCTCCCCGGGCCTCCTCTCGGTGTCCAACGGCAACAGCCTGGGGAAAGTAGTTCCGGCCAAGTCCCCACCTCCGCCTCAGAGCCCACAGATGGTCAACAGCCGCAAGCCAGACATCCGGGTAATCACCACTCAGGGTGGGAAGAGCCTGATGCAGATG AATGCCCAGCGTTTGGCCGGTGCACAAGTGACCCAGATGCTCACCACACCGGTGGTCTCCGTGACAACGCCCAGCCTCCTGGCGCAGGGGATGCCCTTCTCCGCCATGCCGACAGCTTACAACACAG AATACCAGCTGACGAGCGCTGACATCACCGCTCTCCACGCCCTGGCGTCGCCAGGCGGCCTGCTGCAAGGCAACGCGCCATGGCAACAGTCTTTATCCCAGCAGCAacatcaacaacagcaacaacttaGTCTGGCGTCGCTTAGCAACTTGGT GCCGGTGGGCCACATACCTCAGGGCGCCATGCTGACTGTCAACACCAACTCCAATGTGAGCATCAAGTCTGAACCCATCTCGCCCGGCCGAGACCGCCACTCACCGTGCCCCCCGCCGTCCTCCTCTGGAGGGGGCATCCAGACGACCGTGCCCCCGCCACAGTACCCTGGTTCCCTACTGTGCCTGGAGCCACCAACCGGCCGTTCCCCCGCCCACAGCCTCAGCAGCAACGGCAGCTCCTACGAGGGCAATGACCGGGATGACCCTGGGGCAGGCGGCGGAAGTGCAGCGGGCAACCGTGGCCGTTCCCTGCCTCCTGACTTCAGCCCTTCGGTGGAGCTCCTGCGGGCCCAGAATGAGGTGGAGCAGGAGGGAGCCAACATCAAACGCATGAGACTCGACGCGTGGGTCACATAG